The genomic window GCCCAGGGCTTTGTGTGACCTGAGTAGTCCAACAATAATAAGTGGTTTAATGGATCTTGTATAGACTCTCAAACCATAAGAAAATTTGAGTAGGATGTCTCCCGCCCAGGGCAGGAGCGTGACCTGAGTGGTCCAATGGTGAGTGGCTCAATGAATCTTGAGAAGACTCCGTTTCAAAATCTAAGTTAGGTCTAACTCGATATCTCCCAGATATAATCTCAATTTCAGACCACATCTCATTTGTGGGACTCTTATGTTATATCTGTTGGATttcaatttgatttatttatagtAACATGTTCAGACAACAAATTGGTGATTCCAAGGTTATTTATAATTTCAGGGAAGAAATGGAAGAGCTTTTCTATTTTCACATGCAATGAATGTTACAATAGGGCCAAAAGAAGACAAGGAACTGATGACAGGTCTTCATACAATTGCTGATGTCTTCTGTTGTGACTGTGATCAGGTGCTTGGTTGGAAGTATGAAAGAGCCTATGAAGAAACTGAGAAATACAAAGAAGGAAAATACATACTTGAAAAGTCTAAAATTGTTAGAGAAAATTTATAGAAGAAGCAACTACACTACaacattatataatttttatcattGAATTTGGATTCAattattgattttgatttttcaatCTAAAATCAATGATAAAAATTATGTAATGATGATTTTATAATACTAGTATTTCATAGGCATGGTAATGGAATATTGGAATAAGTGGAAGTGATGTCGTGTTGGTTCTGGTTACGATGAATTTCCCAAAGATATTGAACAATGAGCTCTCATTTTAGCTCATTTGATAACCATGAATTTGCTGTCTTTGGGACCACTAGGGCCAAGAAAGAACCTTATTTATAAATGCTGGTTTCTTTTGAGGGAAACAAGGTTGATTGATGTTTAATTCCATTTGTcaataataatatcaattaaGATTTGGAATTAACGGAGTTTGATGCTTAATTTTGATATTCCTCGTCAAGTTGGATTATCACTTCTGTGCAAATCAAATGCAATGAGGATAACTGTACTTTATTCACAAtactttgaaataaattttaataaagttACTTCAAGTACCAACGAACGATATTTTACAGAATAAAATTTTCTCACTTTTCCACACTAAAGAATGAAATGAATGATTCGGAGGTTGATTTTCAAAGAGTTTTGCAAAACAAAGACACAATTTCCGTATGCTTTTAACATGCAGAGTGTTTCCTTTTCTAAAGAAACTTGTGTCTCTTACCcgaaaagaaacaacaaaacgAGTAGCATTAGCATGTTGTAGAGCTGTcgaatataagagaaaaatttcAAACTATTCTCTCTTAAAACTAACGGTGCTGGTACGGCCATTTTGGCACCTCAACCACATAACAAGTAGCATTATCATTATACTACAACCAACCAAGAAAGTAGCATGATGCGGGTACACCACAGAACAATGGTATGGTAGACAAAAGCTTGCCTGTCCACTCCATCGATCAACACCCACCTCAACATCGTTCTCAATAACCAAAACCATATTATTTGGAAACAGAGTATATTATATATCATTATACTAAAATCATCTCCATGTAAAGCTATATGCTTGATTCAATGGAAAATAAGAGAAGCAAAAAACTACGGTAACCACAGTAATCTATTATATCTAACATTATAAAGTTCAtcaagtcaatttttttaacagaGAAATGAGACACCAGAGTCCCCTATCTGCAAGTTTGCCAAATTCTATCCTCATGAGCTGAGCTCCACAAACAGGCTGGCCTGAGGATGCAATCCAGCTTCCTTTAATGACTGTGTCAATTTTTCTTGTCCATAAACAACCCGAGGAAAATTAGAGACTAGGCTGTAACTCTCGGCTTCTAACAAACCCAATGAATCAACATAGTCATACAAAGATTGAATTGTCACTGTGCTGTTGAACCTCCTATCCTTGCGTACACCATTTGGAAACCGTACCAAAACCTAATAATTTTGATTGGAaatgcaaaaaacaaaacagagaTGTCATCGAAGttaaaacataataaaacaaaaactaagCTGAAAAAATGAGAAACTACGGGAGTAAAGTTAAAAAGTGAAGCCGTATATGAATTGAAGTTAAGACCTCACATACAAGTGAAACTAAATATATGAATTAGTGGAACAAGCCATGTTACAGAGCAAAACCACTGCATGAGAAAAATTAAATCTTGGTGAGATCTTTATATACTTTACCTGTGTAACATTAGGTCCTTTTTCAGGTTCTTCACCAAGAGACTGAGCTTTCTCTTCACGTAATTTAGCTAATGCTGCTTGTTTCTCTGCAGCTTCCTGCGCTGCTCTTTCAcgtgcctcttcttcttccttgaGCTTTCTCTCAGCTTCAGCAGCTTCCCTTGCAAgacgttcttcttcttctcttctctgTCGTTCCCTAGCCTGGACATACACACAGCATTATTCTACTACAACAATAACAGTGCCAAGATTTTCCAAATAAATGCGGAAGAAAGGGAAGAAGTTCAGAACAGGGAAAAACACATGGAAAAGTGACCACAGAAAACTGGCGTGACAAATAACCATACACTACAAAAACATACTTGATCAGCTTCTAGTGCAGCCCTGTATGCAGCATCTTGCTCCTCCCTTAAGCGTGCATTATTACGCCTTTCTTCTGCATCAAGCCTTGCTGCAACAAGAACTGGGGAACTTTCTTCAAGCACTCTCTGAAGTACCACTAACATCTCCTCGGGGGATTTTGGACCTTCAACCTGGATTGAGTAAAATagattgataaaataatttacaatcagACTGCTTTATAAACTACAATACTTAATACTTTGCACATCAATTAAGTAAGACAATGACGAATATAATATCAATAAAACATGAAAATAGTACAGTCTCGAATCTCAATTGAAAAAGGTACTAATGATATTGAACCTATACACTGCTACCATGATGTCATTTGTGGCATAACCATTTGGCACCACCAATTAAAATCTTCCTCATAATCCCCAACATTTCATAACAAGTGAGAAGGAAGAAAATACTTTGAAGTGACAAAGGACCAAGCCGAGCAACTTGAAAAACACAACAATGGAGTCTTATCCTACTAGATGAGATCGACTACATGAATCAAACAGTTTACTTAAAGGAACTGAATGGCAATGACATTTTCATACATCAAGTAAATCTACACGTGGCAAGTAGAAAACACCAGGTTTTGCTATACGATAAAGGAGAAGATACTTGCTATAAGAGAATGTTTCCCATGGTGATTAATTTGATCGATGGATCTAGCCGTGGAAAGCATATTCCAGATAAAAAATGGAAATCAGGGAAATCATTCTATTCAGCGTCACTATGGAGATGGACTTCTTACCCGCCACAATATCAGAAAGTGGTTAtcccaacaaacaaaaaatagataCTGCAAATGATGTTTCTTTGTCATCATTTGCCTGTCACTATTCATTTCTTCGACAAGAAAGCAGACAAGCAACattaaaacttcaaattaaCACTTATGCATTGAGCTTTACTATAAGCAGTTAACctcattattttttctttttttaatacatAAAACCTCCCTAGTCCCTATGGACTTTTCCATCTATATTTTATAACAGAATCTGAATATAATTGTCCCACAAGTGCTGAGAGACTAAAaggctaaatctatctttgttTGAATTTGATCTCTCATAACTTATCAATTATAACCATATTATGTATTCACCTTGTATATCTTACAACAAATACACAACTTTTTACCAACAATCAACATACAATCTTAATGAATCACAATGACAAAGATCAACACACCCACATAGACAAACACACATATTGGGGGGTTCCCGTTACTTCAAGAGTAAGTCTTGTTAAACTTCTTCAGCGTCTGAGTTGAATTTTATTAATGCATCGGCTGAATCAAAATTTCTCTGATActtcataaaattttattttaacataaaatatatttttttaactataagTACATATCAACTATAGATTGCATACACATGAATGTAACTTATCTAAAATTTAGTGTGCAAGATCATCATGTTAATACTATATTATTCAATATTCAGATTTGTTACATGTGTTCTACAAGAGATCACCAAGCAAAGTTAGACATCCTTATGGAGTGAATAGATTTTCACTTGTGTGTGTAGAAACCCACATGCTTGATGCAACAGGTGTATGATATGACTCGGATACAGGGATAGGAGAATGACTAAAAAACCCAAGATATGAAACAACctaaatatattaacacaaacttccaaaaaaattatattacatAAATGTTTAGCAATGAACTATACATGAACTTTGATCCCTATAGTACTGGATACATCTCAGTACACCAATACACTCCGATATGCAGTTGATACGTATCGGAgacatttatttaaataaataaatcactaTACGTGGTAGATTCGTCATCAACATGCCGATGACACACATCCAAAAACTCTGGCATCGAATAATGGAACTGATAGGTTGCGTTAGCAACTTCGGATTTGCAATCAGAAACAAGGGTGGTGtacaaaaataagaagaaaagaaaacgaTGTATACGGGTAAAGATTAAAGTAGAAAGAATACCAATGAGGAGTAACTTGGTATTAGAACTCCCAGTAGATGAGATATGAATAGTACAGACGAACAAGAGTTAAGGTAGGTAGGATAGAATGGCAGAAAATTGAAGGTGTGCATAGGGAGTCACTGTAGAGATACAAATGGTGGACGGTGGCATGTTCAGTGAACTTCTGTGCCAAAGGAGGGCCAATCGATCGGAAAAATTCATACTTCTAAACAGAGACAAAAAACCTGGGGAATTGTGGGGATGATGGCAGATGCTACAAGAAGAGAGGACGAGAAGGCTGGAAAGGACGGAAGGTAAAATAAAACCTAAATATTCAAACTTTTAAAGGAGAAATACTTACTTTTTCAAAGGGGTGTGCATAGTAAGTACAGATCAAAGGACATGGATGACACTGCAACTTATCCAAATACTAATTATAGAATTGAGTCAATCTTTTTCGAtattttgttgaaaaatatttgaatacTTTATTAGTTTATTATCATCACACGTATTGATAAGCAATATGCCAAAGACAGAAATTTATAAGAATTAAAAACATCATACTCATTTCCTCTGTTTTATCCACGACAAACATATCATGCAAAAGAAATTTCTACTCAAAACTTAGCATAATTAGGTTCACAAGTGCGAAATAATAACGCAGGCTCCATCAGACTAAAATTGTACTTTGGGGGATAAGGAGCTTTAACCTTCTTTTTTCCCCTCTCCTTTTCCTTTACAAATCCCTACCACTCCAACCAAAATTTGAGTGAACTAATTAACCCAAAACACACTTTGTACTCATTtcacaaaaaaacaattttaaccACTTATAATCAGAAGCATAATCTAAACATACATAGCATCCCATTAATCCATTTGCCTCAATTTATTATGAAATTGACACATGAAATTGACACATTTTATGAATTCATCACATCCTTCTATTCTATTCCTATCTTCAATCTTCCACACCCACACACTATAGTCAACTCAGAATTGCCAATTGGCATGAGTCGCTCAAATCTTATAGTGAGTTCAACTTCACATAAGAATTTTGTAATTGGAtaattcataagttgtttttattaattatctTAATCTTGAGACATGTTTTAGCACATGTGAATTCCGAAACACAATTCATCTAAACTTTTAAGTAAAGAGTAAAGGTCCatttggcccagctttttttagagcttatgcaaacagcttatgcaatataaattaggttttatgctattttataagttcacactggtgacaattgtaattttataagctattttatcataaactaccttgacaaacttataataatatataaaaattgcataagctgtttgcataagctctaaaaaaagctgggccaaacgagcCTTAAATCAAACTAAATTTGTACTTGGGGATAGGTAACTTTAACCTTTTTTTCCTCCCCTTTTCCTTTACAAATCCCTACCACTTCCAATCCTTATCATCTGAACAATGCTTATCGCATCCCCGGGTGTTCTTAAATCCAACCAAAATTGAGTGAACTAGTCAACCCAAAACACAATTTGTACTCATTTCTTTACCACACCAAATACATACACACAAAAAAGCAATTCTAACCACTTAAATCAGAAGCATAATCTAAACAGAAAAACATAGCATCTCATTTATCCATTTGCCTCAATTTCCACCAATAAATCTACTAAACAAAATGAGATTCATAATCCATTAATAAAACATCAACAGAACCAAAAAAAGTTACCTGTTGAAGAAGGGCAATTCTCTGATTAGTAGCAGCCATAACAAGAGCACAAAACGGAAACCTAGAAGCTTTCAAACTATTACTCATCTTAAAACCTTCACTAGCACGAATACTACCACCCCAGCAAACAAAATTCTGATTCACAAACTCAACAAAAACATCCGAACAAAGCGTCCTTCGACAAAACAACGGCGTATCAGGATGATCAGGAGAAtgcaaataaacaaacaaaagctTAAACGAATTCCTTGACCTCTGAAGCGCATCCATGAAACCCTCACTCACAAAATTCGGCTTCGTAGTTGTTCCATAATCTCTCTCAAAAGCCGCAACAAATTGCATAGCTTCAGTAGTCGCCGCCGAGACAGAAACCAACGGCGAAGCAGAACCCGAAGCCGATGAAGACGAACTTCCCGAGCCTAAGCCTACAAAGCCCAAGGAATACGAAAGAACACCACCGGCAGCCCATAAGCCCAAACCAATTGCACCGGAAACTAACCCTAGACTACCGGAAATCACGGAGATAGGTAATTTGATTAGCTTCCAAGCTAATCCGGGAGGTGGTGGAGGAAGTGGCGGTTCTGATTCGGAAATTGATTGTAGATTAACATCATCAtcgtggttgttgttgttggtgtcGGTGGTGGTTGTTGCGGCGGTTGTAGTGGTGAAAGATGAAATAGCGAGTTCGAGGTCCCAACCGTGAGCGGCGAGGATCTCAGTGCAGAGGTCGGGATCTTCTAAACCGGTGATTGCTTGGAAATAGGCAAGTTTATCGGCTACATCTGCCATTTTTGTTTGATGAAATTGAAATCTGAAGTGAAAACTGAATGAAAACCCTTAACACCGACAATAGAGAATTAAGAAGAGAGTGACGAAACAGTTTGAATGGAAATGATTATTGAAGGAATAAGCGCGTTTGTAACAATCGATTATATTCGTAATTCGATGTGTGTTTTGCTTTATCGTTCTTCTCGTCTCTTCTCGGCTTAATTGTAATTTCGGGCTTTTCTAGTGGCCCAATATCCTATTCttaactttaattaattaaggaaACATTCTATTACCTTCTTTatactaataattaataaacattTTCTTAACTTTAACTTGGCTTTAATTAAGGAAACAAACttaccgtcaaaaaaaaaaaaaaggaaaatgttaaatagtgcccccgggcactgtttaaggaagcaaatatagtaatatgacattgaactttATGCAGTCAACGTCTggaaagtctaaaaagtattattttcaatttaaaaatttccttttttgatttccttaaccagtgccccggggacaccggttagcataacccaaaaaaaaataaggaaactaACTCCTCATTCTACTCACTTTATAGATATATATTAGAGTGTTCCttcagaatatatatatatatatatatatatatatatatatatatatatatatatatatatatatatatatatgggtgtggttatggtgcataagcccaaacttatgcaccatgcataaacttgcttcctacccccaccatatttgcttcctacacaAAAAGTCAACCAAAAGTCAGCCCAAGCtcaaaattaggcaatccattactcgcgcgcccccatatactacctcattacttgcgcgccccccatttgcttagcgcacccccagtttttttttccttttttgccttagatttcttgtgagcccccaattttttttcctcccctagatttctagcgcgtcCCTaattttttccctcctccaaacttcaaacaccccccccaaatttctagcgcgccccccgtttccaattaaataataacttttgtttctttgaagtatatattataaaaatccatttttaattaattttcgtcacaCACCCCCCTCGAAACCCAAAATAATAACGAatgattcatgtatatataaagcatacttgtcaaacatacaatttaattttaagttttatcaatcataatcacaatataaataaaatcccatacattaattacatatatatatatatatatatatcaatttttctttacgataaaaaaatgatcgaatccaatctcatgcatactatccaaacttttttcaactaaactaaccctaattgctttatatgatttttttatttatgtagcatggttttgtaaaatggttatgtgatgttttacttaataacaatggtttcaatgtataacatcttggcactaatgcccatatgaaaccatttaactaaaataatggtttcagtgtataacgctatgaaaccatttaaccagactaatggtttcagtgtataacatcttgaaaccaaataacaagactaatggtttcagtgtataacgctatgaaaccatttaactagaataatagtttcagtgtataacagtatgaaaccatttaactagacaaatggtttcagtgtataacatcttgaaaccaattaacaagactaatagtttcagtgtataacatcttgacactaatgctcatataaaaccatttaactataataatggtttcggtcTATAAtgccatgaaaccatttaactagactaatggtttcagtgtataacggtatgaaaccatttttgctgtggaatggtttcaaagagttgttctccaaaaacatatttaacccttaataaatattgtgaaataaattaaaatttttaagacg from Trifolium pratense cultivar HEN17-A07 linkage group LG1, ARS_RC_1.1, whole genome shotgun sequence includes these protein-coding regions:
- the LOC123918576 gene encoding protein yippee-like At4g27745, with the protein product MENLIESRLYFCFNCRNHVALHDDIISKTFQGRNGRAFLFSHAMNVTIGPKEDKELMTGLHTIADVFCCDCDQVLGWKYERAYEETEKYKEGKYILEKSKIVRENL
- the LOC123918567 gene encoding plant UBX domain-containing protein 10, with translation MADVADKLAYFQAITGLEDPDLCTEILAAHGWDLELAISSFTTTTAATTTTDTNNNNHDDDVNLQSISESEPPLPPPPPGLAWKLIKLPISVISGSLGLVSGAIGLGLWAAGGVLSYSLGFVGLGSGSSSSSASGSASPLVSVSAATTEAMQFVAAFERDYGTTTKPNFVSEGFMDALQRSRNSFKLLFVYLHSPDHPDTPLFCRRTLCSDVFVEFVNQNFVCWGGSIRASEGFKMSNSLKASRFPFCALVMAATNQRIALLQQVEGPKSPEEMLVVLQRVLEESSPVLVAARLDAEERRNNARLREEQDAAYRAALEADQARERQRREEEERLAREAAEAERKLKEEEEARERAAQEAAEKQAALAKLREEKAQSLGEEPEKGPNVTQVLVRFPNGVRKDRRFNSTVTIQSLYDYVDSLGLLEAESYSLVSNFPRVVYGQEKLTQSLKEAGLHPQASLFVELSS